GGCAAAACATTACCCAAATAGGCCAACGCCCAGAGCCACAAAATTTCGTAAATCACAGGAGCCACAAGCGTGCCTGCCCACTTGCCCGCTCATTTGCATAATGCTCTGGTCAGGTATGGCCACTTATTTGCAGAATTTTCCGACGACCGTGCTTGGTTTTCCCTTAAAAATCTTCATTTGTCAACAATTTTTCATTTCTGACGACGCGTTCTCCTATCTACCAGGAAATTCAATCGTTAGAGGTCTAAATGTACACGACTTTTTATTTCTCTGTACTCTTTTTCTCTGCACTTCTTTGGAGCAAAAGGTAGAGGCGGAAATAAAGTTGTCACCAAGTCAAATCGTTTTACATCCACTTAGCAGGAGCCCAACATTGCCTTCAATGGAAGCCCCGTATAGTAAAAGTAAGTTTTCTTAGTTTTTCTTTATTTCCGTTCTACCTCTCTGTCGTAGACAATGCCATTGCCCTGGGCAAGATTATATTACAAACATTCAGGAATTGGCTTAGTAACTGTCATAAAATGCAAGTGGCATTGGATTTTGAGCATGGAAGTCAATTAGCACTAGAGTATTTAAGGTGTAAGGCTAATTTTCAAAAGAAATTTGATAAGAATTAAGtgagatcgagcgaatgaaatGGACCATCCCTACTGGGCTGTAAAAACTTTGAAATGGTCTGAAAAAAATGATGAAACTAAAAAGATAAGTagaacaatatttttccagaacataaaaaaacaccaaaatagcataacaaaaaacaaaagaggAACAACGAAATTCAAAGCTTTTAAAAGAGGAATGGTTGCAGAAAGTTTACGAGAGTAGTTCAAACGCAAAAGGGAAATACATAAGTCGTGCCCACTGAGTTCTGGGattaaaaagaaaagaagaaaaacTATAAGAGCACAGagcaaacagcaacaaacCTTGTTACTACAAGCAAGAGAGTCCTGACAAAATGGGAGAGTATAGTGCCCTGTAAAATTGCTTGCCAGGCACTTTCCACACCATCTGTGCTAGTGGGGAAATTTCATAATATTTTTGGCACTGACAAAAGCCAGAGTATGCTCGTCTGTAGACACGATGGTAGAGTGAAGTGCAAACTAGATTATCCGATAAAACATAAAACGGATCAACCAAATTATACAAAGAGTAAAAAATTATCAGCGATGGACGGAGTTGTTGTCATTGATTACATGGAAAGTGTATCAGCAACGAGCCATCAGATGGTAAAACTCAAAGGCCACGTAACAGCACGATTTCTACTCATGGTCCTGGGTAAACTTGGGGTTTTTGGTATTGGTGAGGGTAGTGCAGCAAAGCTGGCACCACAGCGGGAAAACAGAGCATCAGGCGGGGAAGACAGCCAAGTGGGAGAGATTTTTGCAGAAACAAATGCGTATTAGTAATTTCAGCTCTGTCATGGTTGCTTTTTCCGCCGAtgtttaaatattaaattatattttggaATACAAACCAATCCAAGAGCACCTGCATGACGGTAAGATGAATAAGCAGCAACAATCCCAAGTAAACAAGTCTTTTTTCCTGTCGAGTCATAGTGGGAAATGAAACATCTTAAGTTCTCTCTTGTTTCTTGTTTCTTGACTTTGTCTCCCGTTTGCTCTGCTACTTTGCTTGCTCATATTTCGGGAAGGGAATAAGGCCTAAAACGACGGGCAGGATGCCATCATTCGTGCCATGTTTATGTGTGGTTTTTACCCACTCTTGTTCTGTTACAAATTATGTTGGTCGGCTCGCTCCATGTCCTGAATAAGTGGCTAGCATCCTCACTTATTTTAGCTGGCGCCCACCTTGTTTAATTTTCAACGTGCTCATAGCGTTCCTATCTCCCCCTTCCTTATCAATTTCCCAGCTTTCCCTTGGCCAGACTAATTTATTGGGTGAACTGGATATAAAATGGTACCCTCTCTGCAGATCGCATAGATGTCACCTCACAGGCAATACACTCTCGCCATTGTTTCAGTCCATTGGATATTCTCGCATCAATTCCTTTATTCTCttgttctgtttttgtttaattttggCTTGCGAACAATTAATTTATAAATTAGTGTTGTATTCGATTAGCATGGACGACTTGATGGTGCAGTTAATATATGAATTGACTCAGCGTAATCATGTTCCACACTTCGGAATTTGGGAACTTTTCCATCTGAAACTAAAAATTGTTTCAATCCGGTTAAATATTACCCAAATCAAATACTCACCAATTCCAGCTTAAGCTGCTCGACTTCACACAAGTCCCCTTCCAATTGCAGACGTCTCTCTGTGTTAAAACCATTTTCTTTTAAAACGGTAATTAATGATCCCAGAAATTCGACGAATAAGTATCGTATAATGGCATTTCTGGTGCTAATAGACTGCAACCGCTTACATTTTCTGAGAACTATTATCGTTTGCTCCGCATAGAATTTGTCTCGACCATCGATAGGCGATAAATCTAGATACTCCAATGTGTTTCCGTACTTTGAAATAATGTCACCAATGTTTTCAACGTAGCTCACAGTAAAAATCAACATCAATTGTTTTAGTTTCGGACATATTGGCAAATCTAATTTAATTTCGAAAAACTGAAGTGTCAGCTTTTCTAATTCAGGATATAAATAATCCTGTTTTAAATCGGTTGGATATTCAAAACAGGTAGTAGTGAATTCGCGAAGTTTCGGAAGATGGGAGCatatttcgaaaatatttCGTACATAGTACGATTCCACATACAGTTTTTCCAAATGAATCAGTTGCCGTATATGATGCTCTGAAATAAATTCAAAGCACTCGTCGAGGAAATTCACATCGAACTAAGTAGATTAAAATTCTTACCCTGGGCCATCGAAATTCTCTCTAGCTTCAAATCTTTACAGTATGGATTTACGTACTGGATGAGATCCGT
This region of Drosophila miranda strain MSH22 chromosome 2, D.miranda_PacBio2.1, whole genome shotgun sequence genomic DNA includes:
- the LOC117187057 gene encoding uncharacterized protein LOC117187057 yields the protein MIQNLPTEIIDKVFGYLEEKEKLILAQVNKRLECTYAYHVKEKYRCLFVREDINSPGFYTDTELRVILSSCGSTVNFISIQCTEVMDQLGELIEKYCINLRYAYLMINNENFNAFKRVLNMTCIETLNLDSFHYRGTDLIQYVNPYCKDLKLERISMAQEHHIRQLIHLEKLYVESYYVRNIFEICSHLPKLREFTTTCFEYPTDLKQDYLYPELEKLTLQFFEIKLDLPICPKLKQLMLIFTVSYVENIGDIISKYGNTLEYLDLSPIDGRDKFYAEQTIIVLRKCKRLQSISTRNAIIRYLFVEFLGSLITVLKENGFNTERRLQLEGDLCEVEQLKLELMEKFPNSEVWNMITLSQFIY